The Fervidicoccus fontis Kam940 DNA window CAGTAACTATTACATACTCCTCTCTTCCGTCCTCTCCCCTTCTCGACTGAATTATAGCTCTCTTTATCCCAGCTATTCCCTTTATCTTTAGGTTTAGAACCTTCTCCCTCTTCTTAGAAATATATGAGAGATCGCTGGATTCTTTGAGGTAAATCGCTATCGTGTTCTCTCCTGTTATCTCAGCCTTTCCCACATTGGATTTTTTAATAACTTCATATACTTCCTCTACTGTGAGCCCCTTATCTTCCAGCATTGCAGGATCAAGCTCAACTCTAATGCTATTGGAGAACAGGTCCGCTTCAACGACATTGGCAACGTTTTCTATCTTCGTGAACTCGATCCTCCTAGCAACTTCTTTCGCCTTTTCCCTGTCGTATTTATGCTCCTCATCTAGGTACACTTCCATCATTGGAGTTGATGGGACCTTTCTCGCGTCAACTATCTCTATCAGTCGTGGAAGACCTAAAGTTACGTTTAGCTCTCTGACTCCAGCATAGTGGAATGTTCTGAGCGTCATCTGCGTACCCGGTTCTCCAATGCTCTGAGCAGTTACAGTACCTATAGGCTCTCCCGGCTCAACTAAGCTGTTTAAGTATGTCTGAACCGTAAGCTCAACTATCTTTTCAAGCTCCTCATCAGTAACGTTCCTTTTTTCAAGCTTGCTTGCGAGCTCATCGATCAAATTTTGGGAAAGAACCCCCCTCGCTTTTGACTCTATTTTCTCCCTAACAGACATCCCTACTCCCTCCATCCTACAACTCTCTCAATGATTCTATCTACATTAACTGCCTTTCCATGATCGCTTTTCGCTGGATCGACCTGGTCGTACCCGTATTTGAACTGTACGACTGTCCCATCAGGCAATCTTGCAGAACCGTCGTATTCTATCCTGACATCGAGCAGCGCATTTATTAACCTTCTCTGCATATAACCGCTCTGGCTTGTTCTAACCGCGGTGTCGACCAATCCCTCTCTACCTCCAGCCGCATGGTAGAAGAGCTCTACCGGATTAAGACCTGTTCTGAAGCTGTTGTAGACGAATCCCCTTGAAGCAGGAGATTTATCATTTTCTTTAAAGTGCGGCAGAGGTCTGTTCCTATACCCTCTGTTTATTCTCTCCCCTCTTATTGACTGCTGCCCTAAGGTAGCGCTCATCTGGGTTAAGTTCAATATATTTCCTCTTGCCCCCGTCCTAGCCATGATGAATGCATTGTTGAATATGTCCAAGTTATTTGCCGCGTACTCTCCCGCATCATCTCTTGCCTTGCTGAGCCTCTCCATTATCTTAGTCTCGAGCGTTTCCTCAATAGTTCTTCCAGGCAGTGGTTCAAGCCTACCCTCTTCCATCATTCTAATCAGCTCATTTACATCGTCCTCAGCCTTCTTCAGTATCTTCCTTATTTCCTCCCTAGCCTCCTCGCTTATTTCTACATCATCCAAGCTCATAGTAAAGCCGTGCTTCTCAATATATCTTATGAACATCTTGAACATTACATCTGAGATGTACCTCGCATAATCGCTACCATACTCCTTAGTTATCCAGTGGTAGAAGCTTTCAGGCTGCTGGGCTCCAATGCTTTTCTTGTCTATGACTCCGGTGTGCATCTTTCCTTTTTTAATTACTATATAGCTGTCGTTTAGGCAATCTTCGTCTTCGCACTTCAGCTTACCAGCATTGATGGAGGCCTTCGTCTTGAGCGTGAAATCCTTTGGAAGGAAGAGGCTTACAAGCTGCTTTCCAGTCCAGAACTCCTTTGGAGAGTAAATTGCAGGCTCCGGGAGTTCTTCCTTATATCCGGTAACAGAAAGCACTTCTATAACATCTTCCTTTTCCAAAAGCGTGGCCTTGCTTGTCAAAAGGTAACCTCCGCTGATGTAATCCTGAAGACCCCCAATTATAGGTCCTCCATATCTCGGAGAAAGTATATGCCTCTGAACAAGCATAAGCTCCTTCGCTTCGGCCCTAGCTTCTTCAGTCTGAGGAACGTGAAGGTTCATCTCATCTCCATCGAAGTCTGCATTGTACGGAGGGCATACTAGCAGGTTAAGCCTGAACGTTCTTCCAGGAAGGACCTTTACTTGGTGGGCCATAATGCTCATTCTGTGAAGGCTCGGCTGCCTATTGAAGAGGACTATATCGCCATCTATAAGGTGCCTTTCTATTATGTATCCAGGCGTTAGAGAGCTTGCTAAGGCCTTTCTGTCCTTAAAGTACCTGAGATCGACCCTCTTCCCGTCCGGTCTTATTATATAGTTTGCGCCAGGCCATTTATAAGGACCGTTAAGAACGTAGCTTCTCATTTCCTCTAAGTTCCACTGTGTGACCTTTACCGGCACTGTAAGTATCTTCGCAGCATCCTCAGGAACGCCCACCTCGTTTATCCCTATATTTGGATCTGGAGATATAACGGTTCTTGAGGAGAAGTCGACCCTCTTCCCGGACAAGTACCCTCTGAACCTTCCTTCCTTTCCCTTCAATCTCTGAGCCAATGTTTTAAGGGCTCTTCCAGTCCTGTGCTTCGCAGGCGGTATTCCGGGGACCTCATTGTCAAAGTAAGTAGTGACATGGTACTGGAGCAACTCCCAAATGTCGTCTATTACGATTGGAGGTGCAGCCGCCTCCATGCTTTCTTTAAGCCTTTGATTAGTCCTCACTATATCCACAAGCTTGTGAGTGAGGTCGTCTTCAGCTCTAATTCCAGTTTCAAGCATTATGCTTGGTCTTACCTGAACTGGAGGAACCGGAAGAACTGTTAAGATAAACCATTCAGGCCTAGAATCCTCGGGATTTATACCAAAAAGCCTGACATCGTCATCTGGTGTGTTCGATAGCCTGTTCCTTATTTCATCTGGAGCTAGCTTCCTGCTGCTTCCCTTCTCCTCTTCAAGGAATGTCGTGGGCCTCTCGAGCTTTATCTTTCTCTGAGCAGCGCCGCAGTGTGGACATACGGTCGTCTTGGAAGCCTTCTGCTTTATGTGCTCATAAAGCCTAGGAAGGAGGAATGGCATGTACTTTTCTACTCTCCTCATGAGGTCTAGGTACTGCTTTATCTCCTCCTCAGGGAGGAGGATTCTTCCGCACTTCCAGCATGTTCCTCTAAGCAGATCATATATCTCCTTAACGTACCCTATATGTATTACCGGCTTTGCAAGCTCGATATGTCCAAAGTGTCCAGGACAACTTTGCATAGTATTTCCGCATACAGGGCACTTCTGCCCCGGCTCTATGACTCCCAGCCTCGGATCCATGACACCTCCTTGAATTGGGAGACCGTCGTCGTCGTATGTCTCTGCAGTTATGATCTGAACCTTGCTCATCCTCCTGATCTCATCAGGAGAGAGGACGGAAAGCTTTATTCCCTTTATTTTCTTCTGCACTCCAGGCATGTTAATCACCCACTATATCTCCAAGCTTTAATCTGGGCATGATTCCCATGCTCATAAGCTCCTGAATAAGGAGCTTAAATCCGTATGCCACCTCTACAGGATATATCTCTCCCTTATCTCCGTGTATTGGACAGACATATGCATTTTTGTTTCTATCGAACCACCCTATGTGCCCGCACTTCGCGCAAACATAAATGACCGTCTTGTCGCTACTTTCTAAAAGCCTCTCTCTGAGGAGCATAGAAGCTCCATGCCCTACAAGCACGTCTCTTTCCATCTCTCCGAACCTGAGCCCTCCTTCCCTTGCCCTTCCCTCGGTTGGCTGTCTCGTCAAGAGCTGCACAGGACCTCTTGATCTGGCGTGGAACTTATCAGCAACCATGTGGTGGAGCCTCTGATAATAAACTATACCTATCATTATGGGAACTCCTATTATCTCTCCTGTCCTCCCGTCATACATTACCTCCCTTCCATCTGGCGAATATCCTTTCTTCATCAGCTTCATTCTTATTTCCTCAACGGGCTCCTTTGAGAACGGAGTTGCATCTACTGTTTTTCCTAGAAGAGCTGCTGTCTTTCCTGCGAGCATTTCCAGAAGCTGACCGAGCGTCATTCTTGATGGAAAAGCATGCGGATTTATTATTATGTCTGGAACGATCCCTTCTTCCGTATATGGCATGTCATATTGAGGTATAAGCATTCCTATTACTCCCTTCTGTCCATGCCTCGAGGCAAACTTATCCCCTATCTCAGGTATCCTGTAGTCCCTGACCCTTACCTTAACAAGCTTGTCGCCTTCCTGTGTTTCTGATATGAAAACGCTGTCTACAACTCCCTTCTCTCCGTACCTTATAGTTACGCTAGTGTCCTTCCTTACTGAAGCTCCGAAGCCGTATTCTTTGAATTCCTCAAGGAATCTCGGTGGGCTCGTTTTGCCGATGAGCGCCTCTCCATCCGCGACCTCAGTTTCTGGAGAGATTATGCCATCCGGGTCGAGCTTTTTGTATACCTCAAAACCCCTGTATATCTTCACGCCTGCCTCGGGGACTTCAATTTTGTCCTCCTGACCTCCAGGATACTTCTTCTCCTCAGTTGAGTAGAGCCTGAAGAACGTCGATCTCATGAACCCCCTTTCAACGCTTGACTTATTGAAGATCAGTGCATCTTCGATGTTGTACCCAGTATAGGACATGATGGCTACAACAGCGTTCTGTCCTGCAGGCTTTTCATTATACCTTATTACTTCCAGCGGCTTTGTCTGAACTAGAGGCTTTTCAGGGTGGTGGAGTATATGCCCCCTTGAATCGGTTCTAACGTTGAAGTTAGCTGCATATAGACCTAAGGCCTGCTTAACCATTGCAGACTGGTAGGTGTTTCTCGGGGACTGGTTATGCTCAATGTATGGAATAGTTGAAGCCGCGACTCCAAATATTCCAGCAGTCCAGAGCTCAAGATGAGTATATTCCTTTCCATTCGGTCCTAGCAGATCTGAAGGATCTAGAGCTATATACGCGTTTTCCTCTTCCTCAGCATCGAGGTACTCTATTTTCCCTTCCTTTACAAGATCTGAAAACGTCTTTTCCCCTTTCCTTAAAGCTTCAATGTCTCTTTTAGTTACTGCAGGCTTTCCGTTTCTCACTATGATTAAAGGCCTCCTTATCCTCCCAGCATCTGTATTGACGTAGAGTTCTTTTATTTGAGGTCTCTCGTAATAAACGACATTGATCTCGTGATGAAGATCTCCCTTCCTCCTCATCTCCCTTATTGTGGAAGCGAGCTTTTCACCATCCGGGTAATATCCTATGTGCCTTCCGTTTAAGTAAACCCTAGTCATTTCTAGGTACTGGGTGTTGTTGTTCTCCACAGCGTCTTTAAGGGCTTCTTCAACTGGTATGACTCCGAGCTTGTAAAGCTGGTTTTCAACCTTCTTCTCGCTGATTCCAACAGTTATGTATGTGAGAAGGGAGAGGTTCTTCACCAGACCGCAATTTGGACCCTCGGGAGTCTCGAATGGACACATCCTCCCCCATTGAGTGCCGTGGAGGTCTCTAGCCTTAAACAGGGGCTGGCTCCTGCTCAGCGGCGATACAACCCTTCTCAAATGACTGAGCATGCTCATCCAGTTCGTCCTATCTAAAAGCTGGGATACGCCCGTCTTTCCTCCGACCCATGTGCCCGTTGCCAAGGCATGCCTTATCCTCTCGGTCATAACATCTGATCTTACTATTGACGATATTTTGAACCTCTTGCTCCTGGTTAGGACCTTCTCAGCTTGGTAGTTAAAGTCCTTTACAAAGTTCTTGAAGGACGCCCTGAAGAGGGTTGCAAGCAGGTCGCCTGCAAGCTTCAGCCTTTTGTTCGCGTAATGGTCCCTGTCATCAGGCTCCCTCCAGCCTAAAGAGAGCTCAAGAATCATGTTGGCCATTTGTGCTAAGAAGAAGCCCTTCTTCCTTCTGTCCTTAGGGGAAGAACCCAAATGAGGGAAGAAGTACTTGTCGATAACCTGCTTTGCCCTTTCTATTCTGTTCTCCCTGACCTGACCTATTGCAACTCTAGTTCCTATATAATCTAAAGCGTCATCGACAGTCGCTATAGATCTGGAGGCTTCAAGGCTTGGGAGAAGGAGGCTCTGAACCTCCGGGTTTAAGCTTACCGCATAAACAATATCCTGATCCTTCTCAAATCCGAGGGCCCTCATGAGTATGGCAAAGGGAAGCTTTCCAGGAACTCCTCCAAATGAGATCGTGATAGTCCCATCCTTATGGAGCTCCATCATAACTGAAATCCTATAAGATCCGGTGCTAGATATTGCCTTAGCCGTATAGAGAACATTGCTCCCCGCCTTTCCCTCATCGACCAATACTCTGTTTGTTACCATATCTTCCTGAGCTATTATGACTTTTTCAGTTCCATTTATTATAAAGTATCCTCCCGGATCATCGGGATCTTCGTTTATCTTTATAAGCTCCTCAGGGCTCATCTTGCTCAGAGGATCGAGCTTGCTTTTAATCATTATTGGAAGATCTCCGATGTATACCTTATCCTTTATGCTCTCAACTCCATTTTCAACCAGCGTTATTTCAAGGTACATTGGGGACGCATAAGTAATGTTCCTTACCCTCGCCTCAAACGGAGTTATCTCTACTTCAGATCCGTCAGCCTCTCTAGAAACTGGCTTTAAAACTTCAATCTTACCAAGCTTAAACTTCACTTCAGGGAAAGCTGTTTCTATAATCTCCTGTTCATCTATAATTTCCTGCAGCATAGTCTCAACAAATCTGTTATAAGAATCGAGATGCTGTCTAGAAAGCCCCTGCTCTTCAATAAACTTTTTAGCTAAAAGCCACCTCGCTTCTCCATCTAAGTAGCTAAGGTCTTCTTTTTTCTTGGATTCACGCGCTCCCTCTTCTTGGATATTATTGGACATGTCAGCCGATCACCACTAGTCTGTAGACAACTGATTCTCCTGTTATCTCATCTCTCCTTGTAATCTTCACAAGCTCTCCTGGCTTTGCTCCTATCTCCCTCGCAACTGGATCGCTCGATCTGATTAGCGGGAGCTGATTAATGCTAACATTAAGCTCCTTCAGTACCTTTGGGACCTCAGTTATTGGTATCCTCTCATGCTTTGGAACGAGAACGTGATCTTGTACAGAAAACTTTTTTGGAGACATGACCTTTTACAACCCCATTTTGTTGTTAAGAACGATTTTACGCATTTTACTAAACCTTTCATAAAACATAAAGCAAACAAAAATTTACACTGAATAAGAGTTTTTAAATATTTATGCTCTTTTTGTATTTCATGATTATAAATATAAGGGATTTTATTTTTTACTATGAAAATTTTACTACTGAATAGAAAATATTTAATGTGCCGCGGCCGGGATTTGAACCCGGGTCACGGGCTCGAGAGGCCCGCATACTTGGCCGGGCTATACTACCGCGGCTTCTCTTTAAAAATCTCTTTTAAAAGATTTTAAAATTTGCTCTCAATTGTACAAATTAAAAAATATATACCCTGTATTTAAATAAAAAATTTCCGTTCTCCGCTTTAACGAGTAGAGTTTTTATCTAGTAAATTAAAATATTAAAGTAGAGGGCGCCGGGGTGGCCGAGCGGTCTAAGGCGGTGGGCTCGAGACCATAAGGATGAGTCGTTTCCGGCCTTCAGCAGGAGACCCACTGCTCCTTGCGGGGCGCGCGGGTTCAAATCCCGCCCCCGGCGCCTTAGTGCGCTATTTCTGTTTTTATAAAGGTTATAGTTGTTGAAACATCTCAAGCGATTATGCATATAAGTTAGCAAACATTATTGCAGACATAGCTAATAGATACGATGCTTTAGTTCTGCAGGAGGATCTGAAGGACATCAAAGAAAACATGAAGAAGGGTAACAACTTCAACAAGACGCTTTCTCTGCGGTTCTACAGAATACTTGCCTAGACAAAGTGTTTTGAGTTTCATAAAGGTTTATAGGGGCTGATATTGATTATCTGATTTGAGCTAGAAAATATATTCCTTAAATACTCAAGATGTGGGGTGCCTGGGGTCACTCTGAATGCCCTCAAGCCAGATGAAGCTCCCCATGAATCCGCGAGGAATGTAAAGGTGATGAACCCCAAGAGCTACATAAGTCTACAAAAGACTACGTAGTCCCAAACCCTTCTGCTTCTAAAACTCATAACATAAATTTTATTATTATAAAAAATACAATTATCATTTTGTAAAATTCAAGTGGGATAAAAAATGTCTCCAAATTCAATATACGGATACGCTGGAAAAATTTTATGGTTAGATTTAACGAAAAGAGAGGCGAAAAAGCTAGAGCTTAGCAGAGAAATGGCAAGAGATTATATTGGCGCTAGGGGATTTGGTATAAAAATTCTATGGGACAATATGAAAAAAGGAACTGATCCCCTCAGCCCGGAAAGCTTGTTAGTTGTATCAGTAGGTCCTTTGGCCGGAACCTCTTCTCAGAGTGCGAGTAGGTGGTTTGTAGTATTCAAATCACCATTAACTGGAACGTACTTCAGAAGTGTTGGGGGAGGGTACTTCGGTGCAGAGATGAAGTTTGCGGGTTATGATGCAATAGTCGTAAGCGGAAGAGCTGAGAAGCCCACTTACGTTTGGATAAAAGATGATAATGTCGAGTTCAGGGATGCCACGAGGGCTTGGGGCCTAACCACAAACATGACGACTGAGCTTTTAAAAGAGGAAACGGACAAGAGCGCGAGGCTCATTACTATAGGTCCTGCAGGAGAGAGGTTGGTGAAGATCTCCTCTATTCAGAGTGACGACCAGAGGAGCGCAGGAAGAGGTGGAGGAGGTGCAGTGCTTGGAGCAAAGAACTTGAAGGCTATAGTGGTTAAAGGCTCAAAGATGCCGAAGCTATTTGATGAGGAGAGGTTCAGAGAAGCAGTAAAGGAAGAAATTCAGACGTATCAAAAGAGCCCTGCACTTGAAGGATTTAGGGCCCTTGGAACTGCGGGAGTAGTCGATCTATTTTATTCTTTGGGGCATAACCCGAGCTTCAACTTCATGCAGAGGGAATTCAACGGAATAGATAATTATAAAGCTGATGTATTTCCAAGGTATATTATTAAAAGGGGAGGCTGCTATGGATGCATGATAAGCTGCTGGCAGTTCTTGAAGACAACGGACGGTCCTTATGCCGGCTTCTTTTGGGACAAGCCAGAATACGAGGCTCTCTGGTCTTTCGGATCAAACCTTGGCAACGCTAACCTTGAAGCCGTTATGCAGGCCAACATGCTCTGTGATAAATATGGGCTTGACGTAATTTCTGTTGGTTCAGCGATTGGTATGGCCTATGAGCTGTATGAAAAGGGGATCCTGACGAGAAAAGAGACGGATGGAATGGAATTGAGGTGGGGGGATCCTGAGCCAGCGCTTGAAATTATCAGGAAAATAGCGCTTAGAGAAGGAATAGGAAGGATTTTGGGAGAAGGGACGAAGAGAGCTGCCGAAATTATTGGCAGAGGTGCGGAAAAGTATGCGATACAAATAAAAGGTCTCGAGTTACCCGCATATGACCCAAGGGCAGCAAAAGCTCACGGATTAAGTTTGGTGACTTCAAATATTGGAGCAAGTCATAACATGGGCTGGAACTACTTTGAGATAACTGGAGTTCCAAAGGACGGAAAACAGGTTGATCCGCTTTCGATTGAGGGAAAAGGGGAGCTTACCAAGTACGTGCAGGATGAGACCGCAATGTATGAAGTTGCGGGAAAGTGCACATTCCCTGCAGACTTCGTAATGTTTACAAGGGAGAACCTTGCAAAATTACTTTATTATGCTACAGGTATTGAGGAGTTCAAGAACCCAGACTACTTAATGCTTGTGGGAGAGAGAGTATATAACTTAGAGAGGGCATTCAATGTAAGAGAGGGATTTGGAAGAGAGCACGACACCATTCCTGAGAGGTTCGTAAAGGAGCCTTTCCCGAGAACACCTGCGAAGGGACAGGTGTTCGAGCTTGATAAATTGCTCGACGACTACTATAAGGCAAGAGGTTGGGACTTGAAGACTGGTAAGCCAACTAAGGCGAAACTAGAGTCTTTAGGATTGAACGATGTTGCAAAAGAGATAAACGCGGAGTAAAGATGGAAAGAGAAATAAGCGTATATGTGGAGTTCGTGGGGCCCGCAAAAGAAAAAGTAGGAAGGGGCTTTATGTGGGTGAAGCTCCCTTCGGGCTCAAATTTAAGAAACTTTTTTTACTCAATTTTTCAGAACAGAAACGAGGCAGAAGATTTTCTGAGCAGAATTGAGAGAGAGGAGCTCTTTGTATTTTTAAATGGAAGGAGAGCGAGGGATCTGAGCGCTATGCTCAATGATGGAGACAAGATATACGTGACATTTATAGCATTTGGTGGCTGAGAATTCGTCAATTATCTAATTAAAAGTAGATTTCTGACGAAAACAATATATTTTTAGAAAAGAAAAAATTTGTGGAGGTCTTTTTATGAAGAGAGATGTAGCAATAATAAGTTCCGGGATGTCGAAGTTTGGAAAGAGGGAGGGAAAGGGGCTTATAGATTTGTATTTGGAAGCTATTGAGGAAGTCATTCAAAGCACAAAGCTTGAAAGGATTGATGCTCTTATAGCAGCATCTATGAGCCCTGGAAGATATGAGAACATTATGGGCCCTGCAAATATACTCGCAGGACTTCTGGGGATAGAGGAAGGAACTGTTATGAGAGTTGAGAACACAAGCGGAAGCGGAGGAGCTGCCATATTCGTAGGTTATCAGCTCGTCTCATCTGGAAGGAGCGACTTCGCTCTTGTTATAGGTGGAGAGAAGATGACTCATTTAAGCACTGAAGAGAATACCTCGATCATAGCAGGCTTGGTTCATGAGTATGAGAGGAAGCTCGGCATAACTCTTCCAAGCTATGCAGCGCTTTTGGCCAGGGCGTACATGAATGAGTTCAATGCACCTCAAGAGGCGCTTGCAAGCGTTGCAGTGAAGAACCACCTCCACGGCAGCATGAACCCTAAGGCACACTTCCAAAAGAGGATAACAATAGAAGACTACTTCAATTCTAAAGTTGTGAGCGATCCTCTTAGAGTTATGGACTACACTCCAATAAGCGACGGCGCCGCAGCTATCCTACTGACTCCCAAGGATATTGCACTGTCATATACAAGCAAGCCCATAATTATAAAAGGAGTGGCGGGGGCAACGGATACTCTAGTTGTTCATGAGAGAGATGACTTCTTAAACCTCAAAGCGGTCGAGATCTCATCTAAAAAGGCACTCAAAGAGAGCGGTTTGGACTTGAAGAATATAGATTTGATTGAACTCCATGACATGGCGACAATACTGGAAATTGTCGAGCTAGAATCAATGGGCTTCTATAAGAGAGGTGAGGCGTGGAAGGCTGAAATGAACGGAGAAAACAGGTATGATGGAGATCTCCCTGTGAATACGAGCGGCGGGCTTAAGGCGAAGGGACATCCTATCGGAGCTACAGGAGTAGCACAGGCATATGAGATTTCAATGCAGATGTGGAAAAGGGCTGGAGAAAGACAGGCGAAGAGGGAAGTTAACCATGCACTCTCCATGAGTATGGGGGGTTTTGGAAATAACGCATATACCGTAATTTATGAGAAGGGGTG harbors:
- a CDS encoding aldehyde ferredoxin oxidoreductase family protein, with amino-acid sequence MSPNSIYGYAGKILWLDLTKREAKKLELSREMARDYIGARGFGIKILWDNMKKGTDPLSPESLLVVSVGPLAGTSSQSASRWFVVFKSPLTGTYFRSVGGGYFGAEMKFAGYDAIVVSGRAEKPTYVWIKDDNVEFRDATRAWGLTTNMTTELLKEETDKSARLITIGPAGERLVKISSIQSDDQRSAGRGGGGAVLGAKNLKAIVVKGSKMPKLFDEERFREAVKEEIQTYQKSPALEGFRALGTAGVVDLFYSLGHNPSFNFMQREFNGIDNYKADVFPRYIIKRGGCYGCMISCWQFLKTTDGPYAGFFWDKPEYEALWSFGSNLGNANLEAVMQANMLCDKYGLDVISVGSAIGMAYELYEKGILTRKETDGMELRWGDPEPALEIIRKIALREGIGRILGEGTKRAAEIIGRGAEKYAIQIKGLELPAYDPRAAKAHGLSLVTSNIGASHNMGWNYFEITGVPKDGKQVDPLSIEGKGELTKYVQDETAMYEVAGKCTFPADFVMFTRENLAKLLYYATGIEEFKNPDYLMLVGERVYNLERAFNVREGFGREHDTIPERFVKEPFPRTPAKGQVFELDKLLDDYYKARGWDLKTGKPTKAKLESLGLNDVAKEINAE
- a CDS encoding DNA-directed RNA polymerase subunit B: MSNNIQEEGARESKKKEDLSYLDGEARWLLAKKFIEEQGLSRQHLDSYNRFVETMLQEIIDEQEIIETAFPEVKFKLGKIEVLKPVSREADGSEVEITPFEARVRNITYASPMYLEITLVENGVESIKDKVYIGDLPIMIKSKLDPLSKMSPEELIKINEDPDDPGGYFIINGTEKVIIAQEDMVTNRVLVDEGKAGSNVLYTAKAISSTGSYRISVMMELHKDGTITISFGGVPGKLPFAILMRALGFEKDQDIVYAVSLNPEVQSLLLPSLEASRSIATVDDALDYIGTRVAIGQVRENRIERAKQVIDKYFFPHLGSSPKDRRKKGFFLAQMANMILELSLGWREPDDRDHYANKRLKLAGDLLATLFRASFKNFVKDFNYQAEKVLTRSKRFKISSIVRSDVMTERIRHALATGTWVGGKTGVSQLLDRTNWMSMLSHLRRVVSPLSRSQPLFKARDLHGTQWGRMCPFETPEGPNCGLVKNLSLLTYITVGISEKKVENQLYKLGVIPVEEALKDAVENNNTQYLEMTRVYLNGRHIGYYPDGEKLASTIREMRRKGDLHHEINVVYYERPQIKELYVNTDAGRIRRPLIIVRNGKPAVTKRDIEALRKGEKTFSDLVKEGKIEYLDAEEEENAYIALDPSDLLGPNGKEYTHLELWTAGIFGVAASTIPYIEHNQSPRNTYQSAMVKQALGLYAANFNVRTDSRGHILHHPEKPLVQTKPLEVIRYNEKPAGQNAVVAIMSYTGYNIEDALIFNKSSVERGFMRSTFFRLYSTEEKKYPGGQEDKIEVPEAGVKIYRGFEVYKKLDPDGIISPETEVADGEALIGKTSPPRFLEEFKEYGFGASVRKDTSVTIRYGEKGVVDSVFISETQEGDKLVKVRVRDYRIPEIGDKFASRHGQKGVIGMLIPQYDMPYTEEGIVPDIIINPHAFPSRMTLGQLLEMLAGKTAALLGKTVDATPFSKEPVEEIRMKLMKKGYSPDGREVMYDGRTGEIIGVPIMIGIVYYQRLHHMVADKFHARSRGPVQLLTRQPTEGRAREGGLRFGEMERDVLVGHGASMLLRERLLESSDKTVIYVCAKCGHIGWFDRNKNAYVCPIHGDKGEIYPVEVAYGFKLLIQELMSMGIMPRLKLGDIVGD
- a CDS encoding DNA-directed RNA polymerase subunit H → MSPKKFSVQDHVLVPKHERIPITEVPKVLKELNVSINQLPLIRSSDPVAREIGAKPGELVKITRRDEITGESVVYRLVVIG
- a CDS encoding thiolase C-terminal domain-containing protein — its product is MKRDVAIISSGMSKFGKREGKGLIDLYLEAIEEVIQSTKLERIDALIAASMSPGRYENIMGPANILAGLLGIEEGTVMRVENTSGSGGAAIFVGYQLVSSGRSDFALVIGGEKMTHLSTEENTSIIAGLVHEYERKLGITLPSYAALLARAYMNEFNAPQEALASVAVKNHLHGSMNPKAHFQKRITIEDYFNSKVVSDPLRVMDYTPISDGAAAILLTPKDIALSYTSKPIIIKGVAGATDTLVVHERDDFLNLKAVEISSKKALKESGLDLKNIDLIELHDMATILEIVELESMGFYKRGEAWKAEMNGENRYDGDLPVNTSGGLKAKGHPIGATGVAQAYEISMQMWKRAGERQAKREVNHALSMSMGGFGNNAYTVIYEKGW
- the rpoA1 gene encoding DNA-directed RNA polymerase subunit A', with the translated sequence MPGVQKKIKGIKLSVLSPDEIRRMSKVQIITAETYDDDGLPIQGGVMDPRLGVIEPGQKCPVCGNTMQSCPGHFGHIELAKPVIHIGYVKEIYDLLRGTCWKCGRILLPEEEIKQYLDLMRRVEKYMPFLLPRLYEHIKQKASKTTVCPHCGAAQRKIKLERPTTFLEEEKGSSRKLAPDEIRNRLSNTPDDDVRLFGINPEDSRPEWFILTVLPVPPVQVRPSIMLETGIRAEDDLTHKLVDIVRTNQRLKESMEAAAPPIVIDDIWELLQYHVTTYFDNEVPGIPPAKHRTGRALKTLAQRLKGKEGRFRGYLSGKRVDFSSRTVISPDPNIGINEVGVPEDAAKILTVPVKVTQWNLEEMRSYVLNGPYKWPGANYIIRPDGKRVDLRYFKDRKALASSLTPGYIIERHLIDGDIVLFNRQPSLHRMSIMAHQVKVLPGRTFRLNLLVCPPYNADFDGDEMNLHVPQTEEARAEAKELMLVQRHILSPRYGGPIIGGLQDYISGGYLLTSKATLLEKEDVIEVLSVTGYKEELPEPAIYSPKEFWTGKQLVSLFLPKDFTLKTKASINAGKLKCEDEDCLNDSYIVIKKGKMHTGVIDKKSIGAQQPESFYHWITKEYGSDYARYISDVMFKMFIRYIEKHGFTMSLDDVEISEEAREEIRKILKKAEDDVNELIRMMEEGRLEPLPGRTIEETLETKIMERLSKARDDAGEYAANNLDIFNNAFIMARTGARGNILNLTQMSATLGQQSIRGERINRGYRNRPLPHFKENDKSPASRGFVYNSFRTGLNPVELFYHAAGGREGLVDTAVRTSQSGYMQRRLINALLDVRIEYDGSARLPDGTVVQFKYGYDQVDPAKSDHGKAVNVDRIIERVVGWRE
- the rpoA2 gene encoding DNA-directed RNA polymerase subunit A'' → MEGVGMSVREKIESKARGVLSQNLIDELASKLEKRNVTDEELEKIVELTVQTYLNSLVEPGEPIGTVTAQSIGEPGTQMTLRTFHYAGVRELNVTLGLPRLIEIVDARKVPSTPMMEVYLDEEHKYDREKAKEVARRIEFTKIENVANVVEADLFSNSIRVELDPAMLEDKGLTVEEVYEVIKKSNVGKAEITGENTIAIYLKESSDLSYISKKREKVLNLKIKGIAGIKRAIIQSRRGEDGREEYVIVTDGSNLEQVLKVKGVDPTRTRTNSVYETMMVLGIEAARKVIINEIMNVLREQGLDVDVRHVYLVADIMTQTGVVRQIGRHGVSGEKESFLARAAFEMTTKHLFEASTQGKTDELKGVTENVIVGQVIPVGTGMIELYFTPHIEKDKRQILNEKESGNGEM